The genome window CAGTTGCATAACCGCCTGCTTGTTGTGCACGTGAAGTTGTATAAATGACCAGCGGCAACAAAGGAGGGCAGACATTTGGACCCGCTCACGCCTCAGGATGGACAAAGGCTGCTGGAGACTCGCCCTGGTCCTGTTTGTGGTGTTGCTCAGCAGCACGTATGCAGAAGGTAATGGGTGTAAAGGCGGGACATGAGTGACTGTGCCGACATTATttcattcatgtttttcttcctgttttgtcAGAAAAATACCTTCAGCTGAGAGTCTTCACAATCGCTTGCCTGCTTCTCAACTTTTTCCCTcgtgtattttgcctctgtcgAGCACGAAGCACAGCCGAAACCCTCCGTGTATCAGCTTGTGCGTCTTGTAGGTCGTGTAGGTCTGAGCAGACGTGTTTTCCCTCCTTGTCCCCAGCTACGTCCTTCATGAATATGGATGACTTCATCGTGGCGGTGAGGCAGGTGGAGGACGGTGACCCTGGGTCAGACCCATTGAGTGTGTTGAGGAGGCTGCGGGGCGCCGGCGGCCTCGATGACGCGTTCGTCCGGCACTTCCTTGGCAACGCCAACCCTGCCGGCGCCGAATGGGACGCCAGCCTCTCCGGTTACCTCAGCAAGGCCGTGCGTCACAGAGTGACGGAGGACGCTACGGAGGAAGGTGTCGTCCTGACGCCCGACGGCACCACGGTCGCCCTGGCGCCCCTCCTCCTGGGCATCGAAGCCGGTTTCCTCGCCAAGAAGGCTGGCCACGTGCGGGGCCTCTACCAGCTCACTCTGGCCAAAGACCTGGACGGCTCTCCTCTCCTGGGACCCGACGGCTGCTGGGACAGCGTCGCCTTCCCTCAGGTCTTCACCCTCCTCGGGGTCCCCTCTGCGCTCACCGCCGCCCGGGTCAACGGAGGCATGGACGGCGCAATTCTGGGCATGGAGGTCTCCGCCGAGCGCCCTGCCGCGCTCAGCGGCCTGCTGACGGAGTACTACTGCCGGCTGGACAGCAAGGGGCTGGACGCCGGCCCGCGCCTCATCGCCCAGCGCCGAAGGGAGAACTTCCGGGGGCTGGTTGCCCCCCCCGTGCTGGTCCGACAGGTGTTGAAAGCGGTAGAGCTGCGGCGGGGACTGGCGGGGCGCCCGAAGATGGAGGTCAGGGTGAAGAAGCAGCTGGCGGCTCTGGTGAAGAAGGGAATGAAAGAGTTTGTCCAGAAGTACATCGGTGAGTGAGAAGAAGTGAAATGTCAAACGTTCCCATCACACTCGCATACGCTAACCGGCCTCACGTTCTCCACCCCTTCTTCAGATTGCCCGCCCATCATACCTCGCTGCATGTGGGGCGCAAAGCCGTACATAGGAACCCCCACCAACCTGTCTCTTCCGCTCTCCTTCATGTACATCCACCACACCCACTCGCCCAGCAAGCCCTGCCTGACCTTCCAGGAGTGCGCCGCCGACATGCGCTCCATGCAGCGCTTCCACCAGGAGGAGAGGGGCTGGGACGACATCGGCTACAGGTACAGCCTCGGGGTCATACGTGTGCGAAGGTAGTGGCCTCGACTCACAAGCGTCTGAAGTTTGCCCTCCGTGTTCCCTCGAAAGCTTCGTCGCAGGCTCCGACGGGTACATCTACGAGGGCCGGGGCTGGCTGCGGCAAGGGGCCCACACCCTGGGACACAACTCGGTGGGCTACGGGGTTTCCTTCATCGGGGACTACGCCATCGGGCTGCCCTCCCAGCACTCCATGGGGCTGGTGAGGGATCAGCTGGCGGCCTGCGCCGTCGGCGGCGGGAGACTGGTCTCCGACTTCGTCCTGCAGGGCCACAGACAGGTGGTGGCCACTTCCTGTCCTGGCGACGCGCTCTATGATGAGATCAGAGGCTGGGAGCACTTTGGGGTACGTACGTCGAGGGGACGAAAGGGGCGAGCGGGTCAGTTTGGCAGAACTCAGAGTCAGAGGCCTTTTATCCATCAAGGCATGGCGCCTGTTGTTATGCCTCTTAATCCTCCCTGTTGGACAAGTCAGGACAGACCGGGCATGTCTCATTGACAACTTGGTATGTTGCACATCTGATGGTCGTTACAGTGTTGTCGGCATACAGGAATCCCTTTCTTGTCGTTGCTGCATGGGCATGTGTAAGCCCTgcaacatttttgcatttttttgtagCAGCCCAGTGAACCTTTCAGTAGGATTCTATGATTTAGAtctgaaaaaatgtaaagatgAGAGAAAAAATACTATACACTTTACAGTGTATACCTGTTTTACTGGTTTCATTCCCTATTTCCTTTCTTTCAGGAGGTCAAGAAAGGAAAATGATCTGCTCGACAGGAGGGAGACCAAGAAGTCTTAAGTGAACCAAAAACTAAGACACAATAAATAATTGTATActaatttgttttattctcaTGTCGTGATTGTTGCCA of Gasterosteus aculeatus chromosome 11, fGasAcu3.hap1.1, whole genome shotgun sequence contains these proteins:
- the pglyrp6 gene encoding peptidoglycan recognition protein 6; this encodes MDKGCWRLALVLFVVLLSSTYAEATSFMNMDDFIVAVRQVEDGDPGSDPLSVLRRLRGAGGLDDAFVRHFLGNANPAGAEWDASLSGYLSKAVRHRVTEDATEEGVVLTPDGTTVALAPLLLGIEAGFLAKKAGHVRGLYQLTLAKDLDGSPLLGPDGCWDSVAFPQVFTLLGVPSALTAARVNGGMDGAILGMEVSAERPAALSGLLTEYYCRLDSKGLDAGPRLIAQRRRENFRGLVAPPVLVRQVLKAVELRRGLAGRPKMEVRVKKQLAALVKKGMKEFVQKYIDCPPIIPRCMWGAKPYIGTPTNLSLPLSFMYIHHTHSPSKPCLTFQECAADMRSMQRFHQEERGWDDIGYSFVAGSDGYIYEGRGWLRQGAHTLGHNSVGYGVSFIGDYAIGLPSQHSMGLVRDQLAACAVGGGRLVSDFVLQGHRQVVATSCPGDALYDEIRGWEHFGEVKKGK